In Bacteroidota bacterium, one DNA window encodes the following:
- a CDS encoding ATP-binding protein — MLEPTLSNTPITRKQTPPRKRSTFPFVALVAQESMKRALILAAIDPGIGGVLLFGERGTGKSTAVRSLREVLPDIESIEGCSFGCVLGEGNCPVENCTFRSEGKTVMVQRPLVDLPLGATEDRLLGSIHLESAIKTGERVFDPGLLAKAHRGILYIDEVNLLEDSLVDVLLDVLASKENIVEREGLSVKHPADIVLVGSCNPEEGELRPQLLDRFGLAVFLQKEDSVEDRVEVVRRRLAFEDDPTEFVSRFLHQTDELRSRIVAAMQLLGTIVLPDSALERASRICSTLQLEGHRGELALVRAARALVAFEGRSIVEPDDIDDVAVMCLLHRLRKAPFDPIAPETKIEEALASL, encoded by the coding sequence ATGCTCGAACCAACGCTATCGAATACGCCGATCACCCGTAAGCAAACGCCACCCCGAAAGCGAAGCACTTTCCCGTTTGTTGCACTTGTCGCCCAGGAGTCGATGAAGCGTGCCCTGATCCTCGCGGCGATCGATCCGGGGATCGGCGGGGTGCTCCTCTTTGGCGAACGCGGCACTGGAAAATCAACGGCGGTGCGTTCGCTGCGCGAAGTCCTTCCCGATATAGAAAGCATTGAGGGTTGTTCGTTTGGTTGTGTTCTTGGCGAAGGCAATTGTCCTGTAGAGAACTGTACCTTCCGCAGCGAAGGGAAGACCGTGATGGTCCAGCGTCCGCTTGTCGATCTGCCGCTTGGCGCGACCGAAGATCGGCTCCTCGGTTCAATTCATCTTGAGTCGGCGATTAAGACCGGCGAGCGGGTATTTGATCCGGGATTACTTGCGAAAGCGCACCGGGGTATTTTATACATCGATGAGGTAAATCTTCTTGAAGATTCGCTCGTCGATGTGCTTCTCGATGTGCTCGCAAGCAAGGAAAATATCGTCGAGCGTGAGGGGCTTTCGGTGAAGCATCCGGCTGATATTGTTCTTGTAGGGTCCTGTAATCCGGAAGAGGGTGAGTTGCGGCCACAATTGCTCGATCGTTTCGGCCTTGCCGTTTTTCTGCAGAAGGAAGATTCGGTCGAAGATCGCGTTGAAGTGGTACGCCGCAGACTTGCCTTTGAAGACGATCCGACGGAGTTTGTATCAAGATTCCTCCATCAAACGGACGAGCTTCGCTCGCGGATTGTCGCAGCGATGCAACTGCTTGGAACTATCGTTCTTCCGGATTCCGCCCTAGAACGAGCGTCGCGTATTTGCAGTACGCTACAATTAGAAGGTCATCGTGGCGAGCTTGCTCTCGTGCGAGCTGCACGAGCGTTGGTGGCATTCGAAGGACGATCGATCGTCGAGCCTGACGATATCGACGACGTTGCGGTGATGTGCCTGTTACACCGGCTTCGGAAAGCCCCGTTCGACCCCATCGCGCCAGAGACCAAGATTGAAGAGGCGCTTGCGTCGCTATGA
- a CDS encoding cytochrome bc complex cytochrome b subunit, translated as MSTTNNRSLIDALHLRETFEVVKRKVVPQHKSSVWYYMGGLCILFFIVQIVTGVLLLFYYQPTVEAAHKSITRIVNEVPFGWLIRSLHSWSANALVLTAFIHMFSAMLMKAYRAPRRILWVTGMILLALMLGFGFTGYLLPWDETAYFATKIGTEVPKAVPFVGDIISALIKGAADVNGATLTRSFALHVGVLPVLSILFVLLHVGLMLLFGSSSPVGTEVKGETRYFPDYLIKEMMVWLIGFGILVAIAVIYPWGLGKAYDIANPSEPPAGVHPEWYFMFLFQTLKLLPEWLVVIGFVLVAVFWTTIPWLDKKADREQRSPLFTWIGIVAIVYMTAMTAWAYVSVSQERVEAPVGVHATTTDSAHAK; from the coding sequence ATGAGTACGACGAACAATCGTTCGCTTATCGACGCGCTGCATCTGCGTGAGACCTTCGAGGTTGTCAAGCGAAAAGTGGTGCCGCAACACAAGTCGTCGGTGTGGTATTACATGGGCGGCTTGTGTATCCTCTTCTTTATTGTTCAGATCGTTACCGGGGTTCTGCTTCTGTTCTATTATCAACCGACGGTAGAAGCTGCACATAAGAGTATTACACGTATCGTGAACGAAGTGCCGTTCGGTTGGCTGATCCGTTCGCTGCATTCGTGGAGTGCAAATGCACTCGTTCTTACGGCATTTATTCACATGTTTAGCGCGATGCTGATGAAAGCATATCGCGCACCGAGACGAATACTGTGGGTCACTGGGATGATCCTGCTTGCATTGATGCTTGGCTTCGGCTTTACGGGATATTTGTTGCCCTGGGACGAAACCGCATATTTCGCAACCAAGATCGGGACCGAAGTGCCCAAGGCGGTCCCATTTGTCGGTGATATCATTTCTGCGTTGATTAAAGGAGCGGCTGATGTAAACGGTGCGACGCTCACTCGGTCGTTCGCATTGCATGTCGGTGTACTCCCAGTATTATCAATTCTGTTCGTACTCCTTCATGTTGGTTTGATGCTGCTTTTCGGAAGCAGTTCGCCTGTCGGTACCGAGGTCAAAGGGGAGACGCGGTATTTTCCGGACTACCTCATCAAGGAAATGATGGTCTGGTTGATCGGCTTCGGCATATTGGTTGCAATTGCAGTGATCTACCCGTGGGGCCTGGGAAAAGCGTATGACATTGCAAATCCGAGCGAACCGCCGGCTGGTGTTCATCCTGAGTGGTATTTCATGTTTCTGTTCCAGACGTTGAAGTTGTTGCCGGAATGGTTGGTCGTGATTGGGTTCGTGCTTGTTGCTGTGTTCTGGACGACGATCCCATGGCTCGATAAAAAAGCAGATCGTGAACAACGCAGCCCGTTGTTTACTTGGATTGGAATCGTAGCCATTGTATACATGACAGCCATGACTGCGTGGGCATATGTCTCGGTTTCCCAGGAGAGAGTCGAAGCCCCCGTAGGGGTACATGCTACAACGACGGATTCAGCTCATGCAAAGTAA
- a CDS encoding Rieske 2Fe-2S domain-containing protein, with amino-acid sequence MSEPLQNSKAQAKRRSIIRAMLGVSISAVIAPILYAVGRYLGYQSSGGAKDVMIEPNEVSAEHPSKLLDINDEPVLVIFQPDNGIRAFDAKCTHLGCTVSYQPDVPGFYCKCHHGRYDANGVNVPGTRPKSPLTELTIVQKDGKLDVTLIPKAKTS; translated from the coding sequence ATGAGTGAGCCGTTGCAAAATTCAAAAGCACAAGCCAAGCGTCGCTCGATCATTCGGGCGATGCTTGGCGTGAGTATCAGTGCAGTGATCGCGCCGATCCTCTATGCCGTCGGTCGCTATCTCGGATATCAGAGCTCGGGTGGAGCAAAGGATGTCATGATCGAGCCGAACGAGGTAAGTGCCGAGCATCCCTCAAAGCTTCTCGACATCAACGACGAACCTGTTCTCGTCATTTTTCAACCGGACAACGGCATTCGTGCATTTGATGCAAAGTGTACGCATCTTGGCTGTACGGTGTCATACCAACCCGATGTTCCGGGGTTTTATTGTAAGTGTCATCACGGCCGCTACGATGCCAACGGCGTGAACGTACCCGGTACCAGACCGAAATCTCCGTTGACCGAGCTGACAATCGTCCAGAAGGACGGCAAGCTGGACGTTACACTAATTCCGAAGGCGAAAACGTCATGA
- a CDS encoding aldehyde dehydrogenase family protein, producing the protein MSETTTSTDILVELKPQKANPKAGKHFINGEFVDSVCGKTFNTINPATGEVIVAVAEGDAADVDRAVHAARAAFEEGSAWRKMSPQDRQRCMLMLADLIRLNIDELAELETLDTGKPIFESAKFDIPQAAECFEYYAGWVTKITGDTVPISHGGDAFAYTLREPIGVCGQIIPWNFPLQMLSWKVAPALACGNTVVLKPAEQTPLTALRFAELTLEAGIPPGVFNVVNGFGHITGAALVDHPGVDKIAFTGSVEVGKTIMMNAAKTLKRVSLELGGKSPNIVLADSDLETAAKYALGGIFFNQGEMCTAGSRILVEAAGYDQFMSVLLARANKMVAGDPLHPKTRLGALISFEHLNRVLSYIDIGKAEGAKVAVGGDRIGTKGFFMKPTVLENVTNSMRVAQEEIFGPVASVIKVENLEEAVKEANNSQFGLAAAIWTRDIKKAHKLARSLRAGTVWINTISTTDNALPFGGYKASGFGRELGRAAIDLYTETKSVIVDLN; encoded by the coding sequence ATGAGCGAGACGACAACGAGCACCGATATTTTGGTAGAACTCAAACCGCAAAAGGCAAACCCGAAGGCGGGCAAGCATTTCATCAACGGCGAATTCGTCGACTCCGTGTGCGGGAAGACGTTTAACACGATCAATCCGGCAACTGGTGAGGTGATCGTAGCGGTCGCCGAAGGGGATGCAGCCGATGTCGATCGAGCCGTGCATGCTGCTCGTGCGGCATTTGAAGAGGGAAGCGCATGGCGCAAGATGAGCCCGCAGGATCGCCAACGATGCATGTTGATGCTCGCCGATCTCATTCGTCTGAACATAGATGAACTCGCAGAGCTCGAAACGCTCGATACCGGCAAGCCGATTTTCGAATCCGCGAAATTCGACATCCCGCAGGCAGCAGAGTGTTTCGAATATTACGCCGGATGGGTGACGAAAATTACCGGAGACACGGTGCCGATCTCGCACGGTGGTGATGCGTTTGCGTACACACTTCGTGAGCCGATCGGTGTATGCGGCCAGATTATCCCGTGGAATTTCCCGTTGCAGATGCTTTCCTGGAAGGTAGCGCCGGCTCTTGCCTGCGGAAATACCGTCGTACTAAAGCCGGCAGAGCAGACGCCCCTTACCGCTTTGCGATTTGCCGAGCTGACGCTCGAAGCAGGCATTCCGCCCGGAGTGTTTAACGTTGTGAACGGTTTCGGTCATATCACAGGTGCAGCGCTTGTCGATCATCCCGGAGTCGATAAGATCGCCTTCACCGGCAGTGTTGAAGTTGGGAAGACCATCATGATGAATGCTGCCAAAACCTTGAAGCGTGTCTCGCTCGAGCTTGGCGGCAAATCACCAAATATCGTGCTGGCCGATTCGGATCTCGAGACGGCAGCGAAATATGCGCTCGGTGGCATTTTCTTCAATCAAGGAGAAATGTGTACTGCTGGCTCGCGTATTCTTGTCGAAGCAGCGGGGTACGATCAGTTCATGTCCGTGCTCCTTGCTCGTGCGAACAAAATGGTCGCCGGCGACCCGCTTCACCCGAAAACTCGTCTCGGTGCGTTAATCTCCTTCGAACACCTGAATCGGGTACTGAGCTATATCGATATCGGCAAAGCCGAGGGTGCGAAGGTTGCAGTCGGGGGTGATCGTATCGGAACGAAGGGATTCTTCATGAAGCCGACGGTTCTCGAGAATGTGACCAACTCGATGCGGGTCGCTCAGGAAGAAATATTCGGACCGGTCGCATCGGTCATCAAGGTCGAAAATCTTGAAGAAGCGGTGAAGGAAGCGAATAACTCGCAGTTCGGACTTGCCGCTGCGATCTGGACGCGTGATATTAAGAAGGCGCACAAACTTGCGCGCTCGCTTCGTGCCGGTACGGTGTGGATCAACACGATTTCCACGACCGATAACGCGCTGCCGTTCGGAGGGTACAAAGCATCGGGCTTCGGCAGGGAATTGGGCCGTGCCGCGATCGACCTCTATACCGAAACGAAGAGTGTCATCGTCGATCTTAATTAA
- a CDS encoding SDR family oxidoreductase yields MAERSYGLLSGKTGVIFGPLDESSIGWHIATAAYREGAKLAISNVALALRIGKPQELATMCGNAPLIPCDASNQEEIDTCWKQVKEQFGKVDFFVHSVGMSTNIRKGMSYDKLNYDWYQKTLDVSALSLHRLISGALANDVLNDYASILGITHMAAQRPFTTYTDMAEAKAVLESIARNYGSRLGDRKIRVNTVSQSPTWTRAGSGIVDFDKMYYYADLLAPLGNASAEECGDYCVTLLSDLTRKVTMQNLYHDGGFALMGLSQSMLHLLDGTLDDPEKMRAAGFSAEQIERIQIKRNENKA; encoded by the coding sequence ATGGCTGAACGTTCCTACGGTTTACTTTCCGGGAAGACGGGCGTGATTTTTGGGCCGCTCGACGAATCGAGCATTGGCTGGCATATTGCGACGGCAGCGTATCGTGAGGGTGCGAAGCTCGCAATCAGCAACGTGGCTCTGGCTCTGCGCATCGGCAAACCGCAAGAGCTTGCCACAATGTGCGGAAATGCACCACTCATCCCGTGCGACGCCTCCAATCAAGAGGAGATCGATACATGCTGGAAGCAGGTAAAGGAGCAGTTCGGCAAGGTAGACTTCTTTGTCCATTCGGTCGGCATGTCGACAAACATTCGAAAGGGGATGTCATACGATAAGCTCAATTACGATTGGTATCAAAAGACACTGGATGTATCGGCTCTGTCGCTTCACCGCCTTATCAGCGGTGCCCTTGCCAACGATGTGCTCAACGATTATGCCAGCATTCTCGGCATCACGCACATGGCTGCGCAGCGTCCGTTCACGACATACACCGATATGGCCGAAGCAAAAGCAGTGCTCGAATCGATCGCCCGCAACTACGGCTCGCGCCTGGGGGATCGGAAAATTCGTGTGAACACCGTCTCGCAGTCTCCGACCTGGACCCGCGCAGGAAGCGGTATTGTAGATTTCGACAAAATGTACTATTATGCAGACCTGCTCGCTCCACTCGGGAATGCATCGGCGGAAGAATGCGGCGACTACTGTGTGACGCTTCTGAGCGACCTCACGCGCAAAGTCACGATGCAGAACTTGTATCACGACGGCGGATTTGCCCTGATGGGGCTCTCGCAGTCGATGTTGCATTTGCTCGATGGCACTCTTGACGATCCCGAAAAGATGCGCGCCGCTGGCTTTAGTGCGGAACAGATCGAGCGGATCCAGATCAAGCGCAACGAGAACAAGGCGTGA
- a CDS encoding DUF1015 domain-containing protein, with protein MNQFDPFIGTRYNSSKVRMANVVSPPYDVISTEQRDAFYELDAHNVIRLELNRDDDPYASAKRFFDTWKQEGVLVTEDAPAYYVYYQTFSTPTGEQVTRRGVLGRLTVKPYSEGNVLPHERTLPKAKKDRFALLETTGTQFSPIFGLIDDSALVFDHTVDGVTAMPPLADVDEVLPTGAHVRHTLWKLTDPPLVTRLQKLIASKQIVIADGHHRYETAVAFAETHHGLPGADGIMIFLSNLRGEGTIILPTHRVLHSLASFDQYSFLANIEKQFELKTFEHRDTALAAFELLPSALTLIGFPDEPYWVVVSERSEPTGTALERLAVYRLHERILKPIAGLTQEQIDAKSNLWYPHTVDELEAMTSQNAYNAAFLLKSVNADEMMDVTKEGAYMPQKSTYFYPKLLSGLVFQELSAQR; from the coding sequence ATGAATCAGTTCGATCCGTTTATCGGCACACGCTATAATAGCTCGAAGGTACGAATGGCAAATGTGGTGTCGCCACCGTACGATGTTATCTCGACCGAACAGCGCGATGCCTTTTATGAGCTCGATGCGCATAACGTGATCCGCCTCGAGCTCAACCGCGATGACGATCCGTATGCCAGTGCGAAGAGATTCTTCGATACGTGGAAGCAAGAAGGGGTACTCGTCACCGAAGATGCTCCGGCGTACTACGTGTACTACCAGACATTCTCCACTCCGACCGGTGAGCAGGTAACCCGTCGTGGAGTGCTTGGTAGGCTAACGGTGAAGCCATACTCGGAGGGCAACGTTCTTCCTCACGAGCGAACCTTACCCAAAGCCAAGAAGGACCGCTTTGCTTTACTGGAGACCACCGGTACGCAGTTCAGCCCCATTTTCGGACTCATCGACGATTCCGCGCTCGTCTTCGACCACACCGTCGATGGCGTTACCGCAATGCCGCCCCTTGCTGACGTTGACGAAGTGCTGCCGACGGGTGCGCATGTTCGACACACCTTGTGGAAGCTGACCGATCCGCCGCTCGTAACGCGTCTGCAGAAGCTCATTGCATCGAAGCAGATCGTGATTGCCGACGGGCATCACCGCTATGAGACGGCTGTCGCATTCGCCGAGACACACCATGGTCTTCCCGGCGCCGACGGCATCATGATCTTCCTTTCGAACCTGCGCGGGGAAGGGACGATCATACTTCCGACGCACCGTGTGCTGCATTCACTTGCGTCGTTCGACCAGTATTCGTTTCTCGCGAACATTGAGAAGCAGTTCGAGCTGAAGACGTTCGAACATCGGGATACTGCGCTCGCCGCATTCGAGCTGCTGCCGTCGGCACTCACGCTGATCGGTTTCCCGGACGAACCGTATTGGGTTGTGGTCAGTGAGCGAAGCGAGCCAACGGGAACGGCACTCGAGCGACTCGCGGTGTATCGCCTCCACGAGCGCATTCTCAAGCCAATTGCCGGGCTTACGCAAGAACAGATCGACGCGAAGTCGAACCTTTGGTATCCACATACGGTAGACGAACTCGAAGCGATGACTTCGCAGAATGCCTACAATGCTGCGTTTCTATTGAAGTCTGTGAACGCAGACGAGATGATGGACGTGACGAAAGAGGGCGCATACATGCCTCAGAAGTCGACCTATTTCTATCCAAAATTGCTTTCGGGGTTGGTATTTCAGGAGTTGTCGGCACAGCGGTAA
- the era gene encoding GTPase Era, protein MESEFRSGYCAIVGIPNAGKSTLLNTILETKLSIISAKPQTTRKRVLGIFSSDTAQIIFLDTPGIMPRPSTLHHKALLEEVKRSFDDADVIVVLAEANRSPERALPEQWQKYLDLAGDKPMILALSKIDLVKDRDQLLPLVQQYADMKRFAEIFPFSSKSKHNIRNFAPLITQYLPKGVPFYDPEQLSDQNERFFVSEFIRECIFKQFRDEIPYSTEVIIEEYAEREKGKWLIRAQILVERDSQKSILIGKGGEALKQLGQYSRRAIEEFIGHPVFLELHVKSRSDWRNDKTALSEFGYQV, encoded by the coding sequence ATGGAATCGGAATTCAGATCAGGATATTGCGCGATTGTCGGCATCCCGAATGCGGGAAAGTCGACTCTACTCAATACAATACTCGAGACGAAACTCTCGATCATCTCCGCAAAGCCTCAGACAACTCGAAAACGTGTACTCGGTATCTTTTCATCCGACACTGCACAGATTATCTTCCTCGATACCCCCGGCATCATGCCACGGCCGTCGACGCTGCATCATAAGGCATTGCTCGAAGAGGTCAAGCGATCGTTCGATGATGCAGATGTGATCGTCGTACTTGCCGAAGCAAATCGATCGCCCGAACGTGCGCTTCCGGAACAGTGGCAGAAATACCTCGACCTCGCAGGCGACAAACCCATGATCCTTGCGCTGTCGAAAATAGATCTGGTGAAAGACCGCGATCAACTCCTGCCGCTGGTACAGCAGTATGCGGACATGAAGCGATTCGCGGAGATATTTCCATTCTCGTCAAAGAGCAAACACAATATCCGCAACTTCGCGCCGCTGATCACACAATATCTGCCGAAGGGAGTGCCTTTCTATGATCCTGAGCAGCTCAGCGATCAGAACGAGCGCTTCTTTGTCTCCGAATTCATTCGCGAATGTATCTTCAAGCAATTCCGAGACGAGATTCCGTATTCGACCGAAGTGATTATCGAAGAATACGCCGAGCGCGAGAAGGGGAAGTGGCTCATCCGTGCGCAGATACTCGTCGAGCGTGATTCGCAGAAGTCCATCCTGATCGGTAAAGGCGGCGAAGCGTTGAAACAGCTCGGACAATATTCGCGCCGGGCGATCGAGGAATTCATCGGCCATCCGGTGTTTCTCGAGCTCCACGTCAAGTCGCGCTCGGATTGGCGAAACGATAAGACCGCACTCTCTGAATTTGGTTATCAAGTTTGA
- a CDS encoding extracellular solute-binding protein, which yields MNTLRIVIRCLSRLPFAARAAKESRSVVVVWMLLLGLLSSCDRGIEPGVLRFSHFWSEPGQRAVMDSVITQFTTEHPDIKVEVSELSWGDGKTKLMINFNARTAPDVIEFGSDWVPEFSSSGVLEDISTADSLQRRILATPPYARVCGAWNGRYFAVPWFVDTRVLFVNRDLLVRGVDSDYLDNLPLFKSWDQMIQMAKTVQERTGASGIGVNGSDAHRLYKKILPQFWSNGGDIIDSNGKPCFASAKNIEALTFYVKQLDAGVLESQKNLDDLFKRGKLAILFSGAWLLKPLKNAAFHWYCTPFPGPDGKDGVSFAGGEYLAVNSSSQMKPQAKELVAFLTRPDIELRLAKAFNIFPADTLMQRDSFYYKRDQGDVFIRQLRTAKMTPVHPKWLEIEAILEDEVAQALYKTKTPAEALQSCDARVASMLKEP from the coding sequence ATGAATACCCTGCGGATCGTGATTCGTTGTCTTTCCCGACTGCCGTTTGCAGCTCGGGCAGCCAAGGAGTCACGATCCGTTGTTGTTGTATGGATGCTGCTTCTTGGTCTGCTCTCATCCTGCGATCGGGGTATCGAACCCGGTGTGCTGCGTTTCTCACACTTTTGGTCGGAGCCCGGTCAACGTGCCGTCATGGATTCGGTTATTACCCAGTTCACTACCGAACATCCTGACATCAAGGTCGAAGTATCAGAACTCAGTTGGGGGGATGGTAAAACGAAGTTGATGATCAACTTCAACGCCCGTACTGCGCCGGATGTGATCGAGTTCGGGAGCGATTGGGTGCCGGAGTTTTCTTCGAGCGGAGTATTAGAGGATATCTCAACGGCCGACTCGCTGCAACGGCGTATCCTTGCAACACCTCCATACGCACGAGTCTGCGGAGCATGGAACGGTCGGTATTTTGCCGTTCCGTGGTTCGTAGACACGAGAGTGTTGTTCGTGAATCGGGATCTTCTGGTTCGCGGCGTAGATTCTGACTACCTGGATAATCTCCCGCTGTTCAAATCGTGGGACCAAATGATCCAAATGGCAAAAACTGTTCAAGAGCGGACCGGGGCGAGCGGAATCGGGGTGAACGGGTCTGATGCTCATCGGCTCTATAAAAAGATCCTGCCGCAGTTTTGGTCAAATGGCGGGGATATTATCGATTCAAACGGCAAGCCATGCTTCGCTTCCGCGAAGAATATCGAAGCCCTCACGTTTTATGTGAAACAGCTCGATGCAGGAGTGTTGGAATCACAAAAGAATCTCGACGATCTGTTCAAGCGCGGGAAACTCGCGATCCTATTTAGTGGCGCATGGCTGCTGAAGCCGTTGAAGAACGCAGCGTTTCATTGGTATTGTACACCTTTCCCCGGACCCGACGGCAAGGATGGTGTTAGCTTTGCCGGTGGTGAGTATTTAGCGGTCAATTCGAGCAGTCAAATGAAACCACAAGCGAAAGAACTTGTCGCATTTCTGACCCGCCCGGATATCGAGTTGCGTTTGGCGAAGGCATTTAATATCTTCCCGGCGGATACGCTCATGCAACGCGATAGCTTTTACTACAAACGCGATCAAGGAGACGTATTCATACGACAGCTTCGAACAGCAAAAATGACGCCGGTACATCCGAAGTGGCTGGAGATCGAAGCGATCTTGGAAGACGAAGTTGCGCAGGCACTCTACAAGACGAAGACGCCTGCCGAAGCGTTACAGAGTTGCGACGCAAGAGTTGCGTCGATGTTGAAAGAGCCCTAA